The following proteins are encoded in a genomic region of Nonomuraea muscovyensis:
- a CDS encoding MarR family winged helix-turn-helix transcriptional regulator, with the protein MRLDDQICFSLATASRSVAALYRPLLDQAGLTQPQYMVMLALWERSPATIKEIAAAVQLDHGTLTPLLKRLEAAGHIVRRRRADDERSVEVDLTSQGRALRQRVETIPDRITQALPLTPEENRHLRELLAKLGGEPA; encoded by the coding sequence ATGCGGCTTGACGACCAGATCTGCTTCTCCCTGGCGACCGCGTCGCGGTCGGTGGCGGCGCTGTATCGGCCCCTCCTGGACCAGGCGGGACTGACCCAGCCGCAGTACATGGTGATGCTGGCGCTATGGGAGCGCAGCCCTGCCACGATCAAGGAGATCGCGGCCGCGGTCCAGCTCGATCACGGCACCCTGACGCCGTTGCTCAAACGCCTCGAAGCGGCCGGCCACATCGTCCGCCGCCGCCGTGCCGACGATGAACGCAGCGTCGAGGTTGACCTGACCTCGCAAGGCAGGGCGCTGCGGCAACGGGTCGAGACCATTCCCGACAGGATCACCCAGGCGCTGCCACTGACGCCAGAGGAAAACCGGCACCTGCGCGAACTGCTCGCCAAGCTCGGCGGCGAACCTGCCTGA
- a CDS encoding DUF2867 domain-containing protein, which yields MSLPKTAYTSHPWRIHEFTSDFSVEDVWSFRTPGAGPDDFPNMLAATRAAGGPVRLPRPARFLFALRWKLGALLGWDKPSAGVGERVASLRDRLPGDLRDAPRGADNERMPLKAVYELDREAARELANKTVHTVMHLGWVNGDNGDYELRMAVLVKPNGWFGRLYMAAIAPFRHLIVYPALTRQWERAWRDRDRATTEPEEGSSR from the coding sequence GTGAGCCTGCCGAAGACCGCGTACACCTCCCACCCGTGGCGCATCCACGAGTTCACGAGCGACTTCTCGGTCGAGGATGTGTGGTCGTTCCGCACTCCCGGAGCGGGGCCCGACGACTTCCCGAACATGCTCGCGGCGACGCGGGCTGCCGGCGGACCCGTGAGGCTGCCGCGGCCGGCGAGATTCTTGTTCGCCCTTCGATGGAAGCTCGGCGCACTTCTCGGCTGGGACAAACCATCAGCGGGCGTCGGTGAGCGGGTGGCCTCGCTCCGCGACCGCCTGCCCGGCGACCTCCGCGACGCTCCGCGCGGCGCGGACAACGAGCGCATGCCGCTCAAGGCGGTCTACGAGCTCGACAGGGAGGCCGCCCGCGAGCTGGCGAACAAGACCGTGCACACCGTGATGCATCTCGGCTGGGTCAACGGAGACAACGGCGACTACGAGCTGCGGATGGCCGTCCTCGTCAAGCCCAACGGATGGTTCGGGCGGCTCTACATGGCCGCCATCGCACCTTTCCGGCACCTCATCGTCTACCCCGCACTGACCCGGCAATGGGAACGAGCCTGGCGCGACCGCGACCGGGCAACGACGGAGCCCGAGGAAGGGTCCTCACGATGA